A region of Flavobacteriales bacterium DNA encodes the following proteins:
- a CDS encoding TerC family protein, translating into MELFLSLDTWIALLTLTFLEIVLGIDNIIFISIVAGKLPKEDQPKARIIGLSLALVVRIILLLGISWLIGLTDPVLTIYDFKLSWRDIILAVGGLFLIAKSTSEIHHKMEGDEHEMEVKKPKAFSNAIVQIVLLDIIFSFDSILTAVGLTDEIVLMIIAVFLSIIVMMLFAKAISDFVNKHQTLQILALSFLILIGFMLVVEAVHTHVPKGYIYFAVFFSLVVEVINIRARKKSK; encoded by the coding sequence ATGGAATTATTTTTATCGCTCGATACTTGGATTGCGTTATTAACCCTAACATTTTTAGAAATTGTTTTAGGAATAGACAACATTATATTTATCTCTATAGTTGCGGGTAAACTACCTAAAGAAGACCAGCCAAAAGCTCGTATAATTGGTTTATCATTAGCTTTAGTGGTTCGAATTATTTTGCTTTTGGGAATTTCGTGGCTAATAGGTTTAACCGACCCCGTTTTAACCATTTACGACTTTAAACTAAGTTGGAGAGATATTATTTTAGCTGTAGGCGGATTGTTTTTAATTGCAAAAAGCACCTCCGAAATACACCACAAAATGGAAGGCGACGAGCACGAAATGGAAGTGAAAAAACCTAAAGCATTTAGTAATGCCATTGTTCAAATTGTTTTATTAGACATCATTTTCTCGTTCGATTCTATATTAACTGCTGTGGGTTTAACCGACGAAATTGTTTTAATGATTATTGCTGTTTTCTTATCCATTATAGTAATGATGCTTTTTGCTAAAGCCATTAGCGATTTTGTAAACAAACACCAAACCTTACAAATATTGGCACTTTCGTTTTTAATATTAATTGGTTTTATGTTGGTAGTTGAAGCGGTTCATACCCATGTACCAAAAGGCTACATTTATTTTGCAGTGTTCTTCTCGTTAGTGGTAGAAGTAATTAACATTAGAGCTAGGAAAAAATCGAAGTAG
- a CDS encoding NifU family protein, with the protein MEQTKSPYTFYAEMTPNPNTMKFVSNRWLVLNGKSYEFLATQRIGSPSPLAEKLFNFPFVNGVFISANYVTITKSDAIEWQDIMMELRDFISGFMNTENAVAINQDFLDQETTEDTQPTGNKASENISSKDLSDFELKIVEILEEYIKPAVENDGGAIEFDSYVDGVVKVILKGSCSGCPSSTVTLKHGIESLLKSMLPEVKEVVALNG; encoded by the coding sequence ATGGAACAAACAAAATCGCCATATACTTTTTACGCTGAAATGACCCCAAACCCAAACACCATGAAATTTGTTTCTAACAGATGGTTGGTGTTAAACGGTAAGTCTTACGAATTTTTGGCTACTCAACGAATCGGAAGCCCTTCTCCTTTGGCTGAGAAACTATTCAATTTTCCTTTTGTGAATGGCGTATTTATTTCAGCCAACTATGTAACCATTACCAAAAGCGACGCAATTGAATGGCAAGACATTATGATGGAATTGCGTGATTTTATTAGTGGCTTTATGAACACAGAAAATGCTGTTGCCATTAACCAAGATTTTTTAGACCAAGAAACTACCGAGGATACTCAACCAACAGGAAACAAAGCAAGTGAAAACATTTCTAGTAAAGATTTGAGCGATTTTGAACTTAAAATTGTAGAAATTTTAGAAGAATACATTAAACCAGCTGTTGAAAATGATGGCGGAGCAATAGAGTTCGACTCGTATGTTGATGGTGTGGTAAAAGTAATTTTAAAAGGTTCTTGCAGTGGTTGTCCTTCATCTACGGTTACACTTAAACATGGTATCGAATCGTTGCTAAAAAGCATGTTACCTGAAGTAAAAGAAGTTGTTGCACTTAACGGCTAA
- the atpC gene encoding ATP synthase F1 subunit epsilon translates to MHLEIITPEKNIYSGEVSLVNLPGSDGSFGILENHAPIISTLKAGTIKVVQNDKELFFDVKGGVIEMSNNKIIVLAE, encoded by the coding sequence ATGCACTTAGAAATTATTACCCCAGAAAAAAACATCTACTCAGGCGAAGTTAGCTTAGTTAACTTACCAGGTTCTGATGGCTCGTTTGGTATTTTAGAAAACCATGCTCCAATTATCTCTACATTAAAAGCAGGTACTATTAAAGTTGTGCAAAACGACAAAGAATTGTTTTTTGATGTGAAAGGTGGCGTTATTGAAATGAGCAATAACAAAATCATTGTTTTAGCTGAGTAA